A genomic window from Pseudonocardia broussonetiae includes:
- a CDS encoding nuclear transport factor 2 family protein has product MPARRRTSPGPATRRPKVAGTAVPGRPETEGEGPTLTGVRAARPAAPVKPRARTQPDPADPADPADPADPADLVTGEPEPDDATDGDAPVDLEKATPRGRRRPARDEAEATESAGRRSSGRGRALLARLRTVPVLAAALVVLVALAAFSGIAAASLRGTPAAANTALTDLAATSEVSTQLGDALETLYSYDFTRLDENERAARGVITDAFTPEFDRLFAQVRELAPQQQAVVSAVVNVSAVQRIDGDTAVLVAFMDQQATTAASAEQVAAAGRLTVTGERVDGRWRIAAVESR; this is encoded by the coding sequence ATGCCCGCACGCCGTCGTACGAGCCCCGGCCCCGCCACCCGCCGTCCCAAGGTCGCCGGCACGGCGGTGCCCGGCCGCCCGGAGACCGAGGGGGAGGGGCCGACCCTGACCGGGGTCCGCGCCGCCCGTCCCGCCGCCCCGGTGAAGCCGCGGGCGCGGACGCAGCCCGACCCCGCCGACCCCGCCGACCCCGCCGACCCCGCCGACCCCGCCGACCTCGTGACCGGGGAGCCCGAGCCCGACGACGCGACCGACGGGGACGCTCCGGTCGACCTGGAGAAGGCGACCCCCCGCGGGCGCCGCCGCCCGGCCCGTGACGAGGCGGAGGCCACCGAGTCCGCCGGGCGCCGGTCCTCCGGCCGTGGCCGCGCGCTGCTCGCCCGCCTGCGCACGGTGCCCGTGCTGGCCGCGGCGCTCGTCGTCCTCGTCGCGCTGGCGGCGTTCTCCGGGATCGCCGCGGCCTCGCTGCGCGGCACCCCGGCCGCGGCCAACACCGCGCTGACCGACCTCGCCGCCACCTCCGAGGTGAGCACCCAGCTCGGCGACGCGCTGGAGACGCTCTACTCCTACGACTTCACCCGCCTCGACGAGAACGAGCGGGCCGCCCGCGGCGTCATCACCGACGCGTTCACCCCGGAGTTCGACCGCCTGTTCGCGCAGGTCCGGGAGCTGGCACCGCAGCAGCAGGCCGTCGTCTCCGCCGTCGTGAACGTCTCGGCCGTGCAGCGCATCGACGGCGACACCGCCGTGCTCGTCGCCTTCATGGACCAGCAGGCGACGACCGCGGCCAGCGCCGAGCAGGTCGCGGCCGCGGGCCGGCTCACCGTCACCGGCGAGCGCGTCGACGGGCGCTGGCGGATCGCCGCGGTCGAGAGCCGCTGA
- the rplL gene encoding 50S ribosomal protein L7/L12: protein MAKLSTDELLDAFKDLTLLELSEFVKKFEETFDVTAAAPVAVAAAGPAAGGAAAPAEEEKDEFNVVLDAAGDKKIQVIKVVRELVSGLGLKEAKDLVESAPKPILEGVDKAAADAAKAKLEDAGAKVSLS, encoded by the coding sequence ATGGCGAAGCTGTCCACCGACGAGCTGCTCGACGCCTTCAAGGACCTGACGCTGCTCGAGCTGTCGGAGTTCGTGAAGAAGTTCGAGGAGACCTTCGACGTCACCGCGGCCGCCCCGGTCGCCGTCGCCGCCGCCGGCCCCGCCGCCGGTGGTGCCGCCGCGCCCGCCGAGGAGGAGAAGGACGAGTTCAACGTCGTCCTCGACGCCGCCGGCGACAAGAAGATCCAGGTCATCAAGGTCGTCCGCGAGCTCGTCTCGGGCCTGGGCCTCAAGGAGGCCAAGGACCTCGTCGAGTCGGCCCCCAAGCCGATCCTCGAGGGTGTCGACAAGGCCGCGGCCGACGCCGCCAAGGCCAAGCTCGAGGACGCCGGCGCGAAGGTCAGCCTGAGCTGA
- the rplJ gene encoding 50S ribosomal protein L10, whose protein sequence is MARSDKVTAVEEIASRFRGASASVVTEYRGLTMTQLTALRRALGQDATYRVAKNTLVKRAAENAGVDGLESMLIGPTAIAFVTGEPSEAAKALRDFAKDNKGLVIKGGFMDGRALTVAEVAQLADLESREVLLAKLAGAMKANLSKAAGLFAAPASQVARLAQALADKRAESEGAAPAAAEDGAADAGSTDDSTTEAPADAAS, encoded by the coding sequence ATGGCCCGATCCGACAAGGTCACGGCGGTCGAAGAGATCGCCAGCCGGTTCCGGGGCGCGTCCGCCTCGGTCGTCACCGAGTACCGCGGCCTCACCATGACCCAGCTGACCGCCCTGCGGCGCGCGCTGGGCCAGGACGCCACGTACCGCGTCGCCAAGAACACCCTGGTGAAGCGGGCCGCGGAGAACGCCGGTGTCGACGGCCTCGAGTCGATGCTCATCGGCCCGACCGCGATCGCGTTCGTCACCGGCGAGCCCTCCGAGGCCGCCAAGGCGCTGCGCGACTTCGCCAAGGACAACAAGGGCCTGGTCATCAAGGGCGGCTTCATGGACGGTCGCGCGCTGACCGTCGCCGAGGTCGCCCAGCTGGCCGACCTGGAGTCCCGCGAGGTCCTGCTGGCCAAGCTGGCCGGCGCGATGAAGGCCAACCTGTCCAAGGCCGCCGGTCTGTTCGCCGCTCCGGCGTCGCAGGTCGCCCGCCTGGCGCAGGCGCTCGCCGACAAGCGGGCCGAGTCCGAGGGTGCGGCTCCGGCCGCCGCCGAGGACGGTGCCGCCGACGCCGGCAGCACCGACGACAGCACCACCGAGGCCCCGGCCGACGCCGCGAGCTGA